One window of Novosphingobium sp. 9U genomic DNA carries:
- the purL gene encoding phosphoribosylformylglycinamidine synthase subunit PurL, with translation MSGITPEIVEAHGLNPEEYQRVLDAIGREPNLVELGIFSVMWSEHCSYKSSRVHLKKLPTTAPWVICGPGENAGVIDIGDNQAAIFKMESHNHPSYIEPYQGAATGVGGILRDVFTMGARPVANMNALRFGRPDHPKMKHLVQGVVQGIGGYGNCVGVPTVGGETNFHKAYDGNILVNAMTVGIAQQDKIFYSAATGLGNPIVYVGSKTGRDGIHGATMASADFDEHSDEKRPTVQVGDPFTEKLLIEACLELMATDAIVAIQDMGAAGLTSSSVEMASKGGAGIRLNMNAVPCREEGMTPYEMMLSESQERMLMVLQPGKEPMAEAIFRKWELDFAVIGEVTDTGHMVLEFDGEVVCDIPLGPLADDAPEYERPYITREEYADWAAVLPLGDVPDTTDVAGDLVKLMGTADLASRRWIWEQYDSQVGADTLQKPGGDAAVVRVHGSKKALAISTDCTPRYVYADPYEGGMQAVAETWRNISAVGAKPLAITNCLNFANPQRPEIMAQIVHALHGMGEACRQLDYPIVSGNVSLYNESKATGGGSAILPTPAIGGVGLLDDHEGMATIAFKAEGETIVLIGGESGHLGQSLWLREILGREEGPPPPVGLSLEKLAGDTVRELIERGQLTAVHDCSDGGLAVALAEMALASGIGFAVAAPEDMVSEPAFWFGEDQARYVVTTNDPVAVLDAVESAGLVAVALGETEGGTLTFRSVHGESASDLTTLRGAHEAFFRDWMDS, from the coding sequence ATGTCCGGAATCACCCCTGAGATCGTCGAGGCGCACGGCCTCAACCCCGAGGAATACCAGCGCGTGCTGGACGCCATCGGGCGTGAACCGAACCTGGTGGAGCTCGGCATCTTCTCGGTCATGTGGTCCGAACACTGCTCGTACAAGTCGAGCCGCGTGCACCTGAAGAAGCTGCCGACGACCGCGCCCTGGGTGATTTGCGGCCCTGGCGAGAACGCGGGCGTGATCGACATCGGGGACAATCAGGCCGCCATCTTCAAGATGGAGAGCCATAACCATCCCAGCTACATCGAGCCCTATCAGGGTGCGGCGACGGGCGTCGGCGGCATCCTGCGCGATGTGTTCACGATGGGTGCGCGGCCGGTCGCCAACATGAACGCGCTGCGCTTCGGCCGTCCCGACCACCCGAAGATGAAGCATCTGGTGCAAGGCGTGGTCCAAGGCATCGGCGGCTATGGCAACTGCGTGGGCGTGCCCACCGTCGGCGGCGAGACCAACTTCCACAAGGCCTATGACGGCAACATCCTGGTCAACGCGATGACGGTCGGCATCGCTCAGCAGGACAAGATCTTTTACTCGGCCGCTACGGGCCTGGGCAATCCGATCGTCTACGTCGGGTCCAAGACTGGGCGGGACGGCATCCACGGCGCCACCATGGCGAGCGCCGACTTCGATGAGCACAGCGATGAGAAGCGCCCGACCGTGCAGGTCGGCGACCCTTTTACCGAAAAGCTGCTGATCGAAGCCTGCCTCGAACTGATGGCGACCGACGCCATCGTCGCGATCCAGGACATGGGCGCGGCCGGCCTCACTTCGTCCTCGGTCGAGATGGCGAGCAAGGGCGGCGCGGGCATTCGCCTGAACATGAACGCGGTGCCCTGCCGCGAAGAGGGCATGACGCCTTACGAAATGATGCTGAGCGAGAGCCAGGAGCGCATGCTCATGGTGCTCCAGCCCGGCAAAGAGCCGATGGCCGAGGCGATCTTCCGCAAGTGGGAGCTCGACTTCGCGGTGATCGGCGAGGTGACGGATACCGGCCATATGGTGCTGGAGTTCGACGGCGAAGTGGTGTGCGACATCCCGCTCGGACCGCTGGCTGACGACGCACCCGAGTACGAACGGCCTTATATCACGCGCGAAGAGTATGCCGATTGGGCCGCGGTCCTGCCGCTCGGCGATGTGCCCGACACCACCGATGTCGCAGGCGATCTCGTCAAACTGATGGGCACGGCCGACCTCGCCTCACGCAGGTGGATCTGGGAGCAGTACGACAGCCAGGTCGGCGCCGACACGCTGCAGAAGCCCGGCGGCGATGCGGCCGTCGTGCGCGTTCACGGCTCGAAGAAGGCGCTGGCGATCAGCACCGACTGCACACCGCGCTACGTCTACGCCGATCCTTACGAGGGCGGCATGCAGGCCGTGGCCGAAACCTGGCGCAACATCAGCGCGGTCGGCGCAAAGCCGCTGGCGATCACCAACTGCCTCAACTTCGCCAATCCGCAGCGGCCCGAGATCATGGCGCAGATCGTCCACGCCTTGCACGGCATGGGCGAGGCTTGCCGCCAGCTCGACTACCCGATCGTGAGCGGCAACGTCTCGCTCTACAACGAGAGCAAGGCGACTGGCGGCGGCTCGGCGATCCTGCCGACGCCTGCAATAGGCGGCGTCGGACTGCTCGACGACCACGAGGGCATGGCGACGATCGCCTTCAAGGCTGAAGGCGAGACGATCGTCCTGATCGGTGGCGAGAGCGGGCACCTCGGCCAATCGCTCTGGCTGCGCGAGATCTTGGGCCGTGAGGAAGGCCCGCCGCCGCCTGTTGGCCTCTCGCTCGAGAAGCTCGCGGGCGATACGGTGCGCGAGCTCATCGAGCGCGGGCAGCTCACAGCGGTGCACGACTGCTCGGACGGTGGTCTGGCTGTCGCGCTGGCGGAGATGGCGCTGGCGAGCGGCATCGGCTTTGCCGTTGCTGCGCCGGAGGACATGGTGAGCGAACCGGCATTCTGGTTCGGCGAAGACCAGGCGCGCTATGTCGTAACCACCAACGATCCAGTTGCCGTGCTCGATGCGGTGGAGAGCGCTGGCCTGGTAGCCGTCGCGCTCGGCGAAACCGAAGGCGGGACACTCACCTTCCGCAGCGTCCACGGCGAGAGCGCGAGCGATCTGACAACCTTGCGCGGGGCGCACGAGGCGTTCTTCCGCGATTGGATGGACAGCTAA
- a CDS encoding DUF1345 domain-containing protein, producing MAEGGGRGRGALRFLGNGHPRYRLFLVALAVCSAVLSRFVKIDIAILIGFDLAVLAFTLSCIKLWRSGKPDEMRVEAKRDDAGQFLLLVLTAVISVVVLTALGILILDKQGLDVWHIVLLVSTLLSSWTFANLVYAFHYARLFYSAATGGDHGGLDFPGDYEPEFADFVNFAFVIGMTCQTADITITHCAMRRVSTFHGLFAFAFNLGILALTVNVLASS from the coding sequence GTGGCCGAGGGCGGCGGCCGGGGCAGGGGAGCGCTTCGTTTCCTCGGCAACGGCCATCCGCGCTATCGTCTGTTTCTCGTTGCACTGGCGGTGTGCTCGGCGGTGCTGAGCCGGTTCGTCAAGATCGACATCGCGATCCTGATCGGCTTTGACCTTGCGGTCCTCGCCTTCACCCTCTCGTGCATCAAACTGTGGCGCAGCGGCAAGCCGGACGAGATGCGCGTGGAGGCCAAGCGCGACGACGCCGGGCAGTTCCTGTTGCTGGTGCTGACGGCGGTGATCAGCGTCGTGGTGCTGACCGCGCTCGGCATCCTGATCCTCGACAAGCAGGGATTGGACGTCTGGCATATCGTGCTGCTGGTCTCGACCCTGCTGTCGAGCTGGACGTTCGCCAACCTAGTCTATGCCTTCCACTACGCTCGGTTGTTCTACTCGGCCGCCACCGGCGGTGACCACGGGGGCCTCGACTTCCCCGGCGACTACGAGCCCGAGTTCGCCGACTTCGTGAACTTTGCGTTCGTGATCGGGATGACCTGCCAGACGGCCGACATCACCATTACCCATTGTGCGATGCGGCGCGTCTCGACCTTCCACGGGCTGTTCGCGTTTGCGTTCAACCTCGGCATCCTGGCGCTGACGGTGAACGTGCTGGCTTCGTCTTAG
- the serB gene encoding phosphoserine phosphatase SerB, translated as MLIARLIADTQGLSARIEAARADLEARGVRLAGVAMLDHCGETLEITSPDDDRAAMLDVLDQHFAPADMLVANDDIVFPRVFVSDMDSTMIGQECIDELADFAGLKDRVAAITERAMQGELDFESALRERVGLLTDLPESAITECLASRIVPMAGAKTLVATLKARGCRTVLVTGGFHHFADPVAEQLGFEYVVGNRLEVAADKLSGGLDGAIVDSAVKKATLLSEAEALGEDVVTMAIGDGANDIPMIEAATYGFAYHAKPKARAAANGRIDRGDLTKVLKLLGVPMRDWVG; from the coding sequence GTGCTCATCGCTCGGCTGATAGCAGACACGCAAGGCCTGTCCGCAAGGATCGAAGCGGCGCGTGCGGACCTGGAAGCACGCGGCGTGCGCCTGGCCGGCGTCGCCATGCTCGATCATTGTGGAGAGACGCTGGAGATCACCTCTCCGGATGACGATCGAGCGGCCATGCTCGACGTGCTCGACCAGCACTTTGCGCCGGCCGACATGCTGGTCGCCAACGATGATATCGTGTTTCCGCGCGTCTTTGTGTCGGACATGGATTCGACCATGATCGGGCAGGAGTGCATCGACGAACTCGCCGACTTCGCCGGCCTCAAGGACCGGGTCGCCGCCATCACCGAGCGCGCGATGCAGGGAGAGCTGGACTTTGAGTCCGCGCTGCGCGAGCGCGTCGGACTCCTGACCGACTTGCCCGAGAGCGCGATCACTGAGTGCCTGGCAAGCCGCATCGTGCCGATGGCGGGCGCCAAGACCCTGGTGGCGACGCTGAAGGCGCGCGGCTGCCGCACGGTGCTGGTCACCGGGGGCTTCCACCACTTCGCCGATCCGGTCGCCGAGCAGCTGGGCTTCGAATACGTGGTCGGCAACCGATTGGAGGTCGCGGCGGACAAGCTGAGTGGCGGCCTCGATGGTGCGATCGTCGACAGCGCGGTCAAGAAGGCGACGCTGCTGAGCGAGGCCGAGGCGCTGGGCGAGGACGTGGTCACGATGGCGATCGGCGACGGGGCCAACGACATCCCGATGATCGAGGCGGCGACCTATGGCTTCGCCTACCACGCCAAACCCAAGGCACGCGCCGCCGCCAACGGGCGCATCGACCGCGGAGACCTGACCAAGGTGCTCAAGCTGCTCGGCGTGCCCATGCGCGACTGGGTCGGCTGA
- the miaA gene encoding tRNA (adenosine(37)-N6)-dimethylallyltransferase MiaA: MSTETSSDWFARPDPSRPPLALIAGPTASGKSDCAVALAQALEAQGRRAVVINADSAQVYADLEVLSARPSAADMGGIEHRLFGTWDGAQTCSAADWAMAARREIDAVHAEGGVPVLVGGTGLYIRTLLDGIAPVPPIDEAVRAEVRALPVADAYAALIREDPERAARLAPADTTRVARALEVIRSTGQTLGTWQAQTEGGICDRVSVRAAILLPAREALYARCDLRFQRMIERGALNEVARLLQRQLDPDLPVMRAIGVPELAAYLRNAANLEDAIARGAQATRNYAKRQFTWLRHQPPAEWPRMSFEDFDEPDHLATILHSFGLTGHI, encoded by the coding sequence ATGAGCACCGAAACTTCCTCTGATTGGTTCGCGCGACCCGACCCGTCGCGGCCGCCGCTGGCGCTCATCGCAGGGCCGACCGCCAGCGGCAAGAGCGATTGTGCCGTCGCGCTGGCGCAAGCGCTTGAGGCGCAAGGTCGACGCGCGGTGGTGATCAACGCCGACAGCGCACAAGTCTACGCCGATCTCGAGGTGCTCAGCGCGCGGCCTTCGGCAGCCGATATGGGCGGCATTGAACACCGGCTGTTCGGCACCTGGGACGGCGCGCAGACTTGCTCCGCCGCAGACTGGGCGATGGCTGCCCGGCGAGAGATCGACGCGGTGCATGCCGAAGGTGGCGTGCCGGTGCTGGTGGGCGGGACCGGGCTCTATATCCGCACCCTGCTGGACGGGATCGCCCCGGTTCCGCCGATCGATGAAGCGGTGCGTGCAGAGGTTCGAGCCCTGCCCGTCGCCGACGCCTACGCGGCGCTGATCCGCGAGGATCCGGAGCGCGCGGCCAGGCTCGCTCCCGCCGACACGACGCGGGTTGCGCGCGCTCTGGAAGTGATCCGATCGACCGGGCAGACGCTTGGGACGTGGCAGGCGCAGACCGAAGGCGGCATCTGCGATCGGGTCAGCGTGCGTGCCGCCATCCTGCTGCCCGCGCGCGAGGCGCTTTACGCCCGCTGCGACCTGCGGTTTCAACGCATGATCGAGCGCGGCGCACTCAACGAGGTCGCACGCCTGCTGCAGCGACAGCTCGACCCCGATCTGCCCGTCATGCGCGCGATCGGTGTGCCCGAACTCGCCGCCTACTTGCGCAACGCGGCGAACCTTGAGGACGCGATCGCCCGCGGCGCTCAGGCGACCCGCAATTATGCCAAGCGCCAGTTCACGTGGTTGCGGCACCAGCCGCCGGCCGAATGGCCGCGCATGAGCTTCGAAGATTTCGACGAGCCGGATCACCTAGCAACAATATTACACTCTTTTGGGTTGACCGGACATATTTGA
- the ilvB gene encoding biosynthetic-type acetolactate synthase large subunit — translation MSEERSGANILVESLVRQGVEFVFGYPGGAVLPIYDALFQDERIRHVLVRHEAGAAHAAEGYARSTGKPGVVLVTSGPGATNAMTGVADAFLDSIPLVVITGQVPTALIGSDAFQEADTIGMSRHCTKHNYLVRDPAELASIIDEAFQIATTGRPGPVLIDIPKDVQIAQALWHHGAPQRRNRYSPKTEAPSADIALAVDMLAAATRPVFYTGGGVINSGPRASALLRELQEKVGAPVTSTLMGLGAFPADSKDWLGMLGMHGTFEANMAMNQADLILCVGARFDDRVTGRLDAFSPDSKKIHIDIDRSSINKTVEVDLPLVGDCALVLEQILAEWGGRNGQDLTAWHACVDQWRSRNSLSYPRSAEAIAPQYAVQRLFELTRDRDPIISTEVGQHQMWAAQHFHFFAPNRWLTSGGLGTMGYGLPAAIGAQCGAPDKLVIDIAGDASIQMNIQEMGTATQYRLPVKVFILNNEWMGMVRQWQELTYESRYSNSYSDSLPDFVKLAEAYGWKGIRIEDESQLDAGIQAMIDHDGPVIVDCLVAKDTNCFPMIPSGAAHTEMLLHGDEVVGTVSDEAKALV, via the coding sequence GTGAGTGAAGAGCGCAGCGGCGCGAACATCCTGGTCGAAAGTCTCGTGCGGCAGGGAGTCGAATTCGTATTCGGCTACCCGGGCGGCGCGGTACTGCCGATTTACGATGCTTTGTTCCAGGACGAGCGCATTCGTCATGTCCTGGTCCGCCACGAAGCCGGCGCGGCTCATGCGGCCGAGGGCTATGCCCGTTCCACGGGCAAGCCTGGGGTCGTGCTCGTCACCTCGGGCCCAGGCGCGACCAACGCGATGACCGGCGTGGCGGATGCGTTTCTCGACTCGATCCCGCTGGTCGTCATCACTGGCCAGGTCCCGACTGCGCTGATCGGCTCGGACGCGTTCCAGGAAGCCGACACCATCGGCATGTCGCGCCACTGCACCAAGCACAACTACCTGGTGCGGGACCCGGCCGAACTTGCGTCGATCATCGACGAGGCCTTCCAGATCGCCACGACGGGTCGCCCTGGGCCGGTGCTGATCGACATTCCCAAGGACGTGCAGATCGCCCAGGCCTTGTGGCACCATGGCGCGCCGCAGCGGCGCAACCGCTACTCGCCCAAAACCGAAGCCCCGTCCGCCGACATAGCGCTGGCCGTCGACATGCTCGCGGCGGCGACGCGCCCGGTGTTCTACACAGGCGGTGGCGTCATCAACTCGGGTCCCCGCGCCTCTGCACTGCTGCGTGAGCTACAGGAGAAGGTGGGCGCGCCGGTTACCTCGACGCTGATGGGCCTGGGTGCGTTCCCGGCTGACAGCAAGGACTGGCTCGGCATGTTGGGCATGCACGGCACCTTCGAAGCGAACATGGCGATGAACCAGGCCGACCTGATCCTGTGCGTCGGCGCGCGCTTCGACGATCGCGTCACCGGACGGCTCGACGCGTTCTCGCCTGACAGCAAGAAGATCCACATCGACATCGATCGCTCCTCCATCAACAAGACGGTCGAGGTCGACCTGCCCCTGGTCGGCGACTGCGCACTGGTGCTGGAGCAGATCCTGGCCGAATGGGGCGGCCGCAACGGCCAGGACCTTACGGCCTGGCACGCCTGCGTCGATCAGTGGCGCAGCCGCAACAGCCTATCCTACCCGCGCTCGGCCGAGGCGATCGCCCCCCAGTACGCGGTGCAACGCCTCTTCGAGCTGACGCGTGATCGCGATCCGATCATCTCGACCGAGGTCGGACAGCACCAGATGTGGGCGGCGCAGCACTTCCACTTCTTCGCGCCGAACCGCTGGCTGACTTCGGGCGGCCTCGGCACCATGGGCTACGGTCTGCCCGCAGCCATCGGCGCGCAGTGCGGCGCGCCCGACAAGCTGGTGATCGACATCGCTGGCGACGCCTCAATCCAGATGAACATCCAGGAGATGGGCACCGCCACGCAGTACCGCCTGCCGGTCAAGGTGTTCATCCTCAACAACGAGTGGATGGGCATGGTGCGCCAGTGGCAGGAACTTACGTACGAGAGCCGCTACTCGAACTCGTACTCGGACAGCCTTCCCGACTTCGTGAAACTGGCCGAGGCCTACGGCTGGAAGGGCATCCGCATCGAGGACGAGAGCCAGCTGGACGCCGGCATCCAGGCGATGATCGACCATGACGGCCCCGTCATCGTTGACTGCCTCGTCGCCAAGGACACCAACTGCTTCCCGATGATCCCCAGCGGCGCGGCGCACACCGAGATGCTGCTCCACGGCGACGAAGTGGTCGGCACCGTGAGCGACGAAGCCAAGGCGCTGGTCTGA
- the ilvN gene encoding acetolactate synthase small subunit → MKIHKAAEERHVLTVTVDNEAGILARIAGMFTARGYNIDSLTVADITDNHSVSRITIVTHGPQNVVDQIRHQLERLVPVHKVVDLTENGPYVERELALIKVAGTGEKRVEALRVAEIFRARPVDTTTESFVFELTGAPDKIDSFVALMRDLGLVEVGRTGIVGMIRGATEA, encoded by the coding sequence ATGAAGATCCACAAGGCCGCGGAGGAGCGGCACGTCCTCACTGTGACCGTCGACAACGAGGCGGGCATCCTGGCCCGCATCGCCGGCATGTTCACCGCGCGCGGTTATAACATCGACAGCCTGACCGTGGCCGACATCACGGACAACCACTCGGTCAGCCGGATCACCATCGTCACGCACGGGCCGCAGAACGTGGTCGACCAGATTCGCCACCAGCTCGAGCGCCTGGTGCCGGTGCACAAGGTGGTCGATCTCACCGAGAACGGCCCTTACGTCGAGCGCGAGCTGGCGCTGATCAAGGTCGCCGGCACCGGCGAGAAGCGGGTGGAGGCGCTGCGCGTGGCGGAGATCTTCCGCGCCCGGCCAGTCGACACCACCACCGAGAGCTTCGTGTTCGAACTGACCGGCGCGCCCGACAAGATCGACAGCTTCGTGGCACTCATGCGCGATCTCGGCCTGGTCGAAGTCGGCCGGACCGGCATCGTCGGCATGATCCGCGGCGCCACCGAAGCCTGA
- the ilvC gene encoding ketol-acid reductoisomerase: MKVYYDADADLNLITDKKIAVLGYGSQGHAHAQNLRDSGVKEVAIALRAGSATAKKAEDAGFKVLSNAEAAKWADILMILAPDEHQAAIYADDLHANMKPGAALAFAHGLNIHFGLIEPRADIDVIMIAPKGPGHTVRSEFQRGGGVPCLIAIAQDATGNAHDVALAYASGVGGGRSGIIETNFREECETDLFGEQAVLCGGATALVQAGFETLVEAGYAPEMAYFECLHELKLIVDLMYEGGIANMRYSISNTAEYGDITIGPRIITEETKKEMKRVLEDIQSGRFVKAFVSDNRAGQPELKAARKAAQRHPIEETGSKLRAMMPWIKANALVDKAKN, translated from the coding sequence ATGAAAGTCTACTACGACGCCGACGCCGACCTGAATCTGATCACCGACAAGAAGATCGCGGTGCTCGGCTACGGCAGCCAGGGCCACGCCCACGCGCAGAACCTGCGTGACAGCGGCGTCAAGGAAGTCGCCATTGCCCTGCGTGCCGGATCGGCGACCGCCAAGAAGGCTGAGGACGCCGGCTTTAAGGTGCTGTCCAACGCCGAAGCCGCCAAGTGGGCCGACATCCTCATGATCCTGGCGCCCGACGAGCACCAGGCGGCGATCTACGCCGATGACCTGCACGCCAACATGAAGCCGGGCGCTGCGCTCGCCTTCGCGCATGGCCTCAACATCCACTTCGGCCTGATCGAGCCGCGCGCCGACATCGACGTGATCATGATCGCGCCCAAGGGCCCGGGCCACACCGTGCGCTCCGAGTTCCAGCGCGGCGGTGGCGTGCCCTGCCTGATCGCCATTGCCCAGGATGCGACCGGCAACGCGCATGACGTTGCCCTCGCCTATGCGTCGGGCGTGGGCGGCGGCCGCTCGGGCATCATCGAGACCAACTTCCGTGAAGAGTGCGAGACCGACCTGTTCGGCGAGCAGGCCGTGCTCTGCGGCGGCGCCACGGCGCTAGTTCAGGCCGGCTTCGAGACGCTTGTCGAGGCGGGCTACGCCCCTGAGATGGCCTACTTCGAATGCCTCCACGAGCTGAAGCTGATCGTCGACCTGATGTACGAAGGCGGCATCGCCAACATGCGCTACTCGATCTCGAACACCGCCGAGTACGGTGACATCACCATCGGCCCGCGCATCATCACCGAAGAGACCAAGAAGGAAATGAAGCGCGTGCTGGAGGACATCCAGTCCGGCCGTTTCGTGAAGGCTTTCGTGTCTGACAACCGCGCCGGTCAGCCTGAGCTCAAGGCCGCCCGCAAGGCTGCCCAGCGCCACCCGATCGAGGAAACCGGCTCGAAGCTGCGCGCGATGATGCCCTGGATCAAGGCCAACGCGCTGGTCGACAAGGCCAAGAACTGA
- a CDS encoding YceI family protein, with amino-acid sequence MRRILASVAALAIIGTAPLWAQGAPSAPGQKNAALITGGTYQADPAHTLVEWELSHLGFSPYFGIFGDVTGTLTIDPKDPQNAKVSVTIPISKVTTANSALTAHLLRAPKDAAGKPDFFGPSPADATFVSTSVKPTGTGKANVTGNLTFNGVTKPVTLATTFYGAGKMPAQMGGSENVGFEATSTIKRSDFGFSNMVPMLSDEVKLKIAAAFTKK; translated from the coding sequence ATGCGCCGCATTCTCGCTTCCGTTGCCGCTCTCGCCATCATCGGCACCGCGCCATTGTGGGCTCAGGGTGCGCCATCCGCTCCGGGCCAGAAGAACGCCGCGCTGATCACCGGCGGCACCTATCAGGCCGATCCGGCCCACACCCTGGTCGAGTGGGAGCTGAGCCACCTCGGATTCTCGCCATACTTCGGCATCTTCGGAGATGTCACCGGCACACTGACGATCGATCCCAAGGATCCGCAGAACGCCAAGGTTTCGGTGACGATCCCGATCAGCAAGGTGACCACCGCCAACTCGGCACTCACCGCGCACTTGCTGCGCGCGCCCAAGGACGCAGCCGGCAAGCCCGACTTCTTCGGCCCCTCGCCCGCCGACGCGACCTTCGTCTCGACGTCGGTTAAGCCCACCGGCACGGGCAAGGCCAATGTGACCGGTAACCTGACGTTCAACGGCGTGACCAAGCCGGTGACCCTGGCGACCACCTTCTACGGGGCCGGCAAGATGCCTGCGCAGATGGGCGGCTCGGAGAACGTCGGCTTCGAGGCGACCAGCACCATCAAGCGTAGCGACTTCGGCTTCAGCAACATGGTGCCGATGCTGTCGGACGAAGTGAAGCTGAAGATCGCTGCGGCGTTCACCAAGAAGTGA
- a CDS encoding I78 family peptidase inhibitor, translating into MAALATLAGCAAQGEARPEPASTSPRPPLPGAPPPPPPPPAPVGSDACGASKVASYIGVQRTDEVIAKIKSASGAQALRVVGPHDAMTMDFREDRLTVTTDEAGRIKTLRCV; encoded by the coding sequence ATGGCGGCATTAGCCACGCTCGCAGGCTGCGCGGCGCAAGGTGAGGCTCGCCCCGAGCCCGCCTCCACTTCGCCACGGCCGCCCCTGCCCGGCGCTCCTCCACCGCCGCCCCCTCCTCCTGCGCCGGTCGGAAGCGATGCGTGCGGCGCGTCCAAGGTGGCAAGTTACATCGGTGTGCAGCGAACCGATGAAGTGATCGCCAAGATCAAATCCGCGTCGGGCGCGCAGGCGCTCCGGGTGGTCGGTCCGCACGATGCCATGACGATGGACTTCCGCGAGGATCGTCTGACGGTGACTACCGACGAGGCCGGCCGCATCAAGACACTGCGCTGCGTCTGA